Within the Chromobacterium paludis genome, the region GCATGGTCTTGCAAAGAAAATGACAGCCATTTGACCTTGCCTTTACAGGCGGATTTCGCCAAGGTAGAGGCGAATCCCGCCAAGGCTGACCAAGATGAACGGCTGCATTGACCTGCTGTATTTGCCCAATTGCCTCAGCGGCACGCTGTTTTCCACTGTGGACGTGCTGCATGCGGCCAACAAACTGTGGCATCTGCACCACCCACGGCAGAAAAAACCGCTATTCAGCTGGCGCCTGCTCGACGCCTCAGGCGCGGAATTGCCGCTGCCGGCCTGGCTGGTGCCGCCGCCCGGCCGGCATGGCCCCGCCAGCCAGTCCGCGCTATTGGTACCGGGCCTGGACATGCACAGCGTGCCGCACCTGAAGAAGTTGCTGGATCAGTCCGGCGAGGCCCTGGCCATGATCGCGCGCCGCCACGCCGCCGGCGACATCATCGCCACCAACTACAACGGCGCCGCCATGCTGGCCCGCGCCGGCGTGCTGGATGGCCGCAACGCCACCATCACCTGGCTGATCGCCGGCTGGTTTTCCAACCAATATCCCAAGGTCAAGCTGCTGATGGACCGCCCGGTCACCGTGGACGGCAATGTGTTCTGCAGCGGCGCGCCGGCCACCGCCATCGAGCTTGCGGTCGAGCTGGTGCGCCACTTTGCCGGCGACGCGCTGGCGCAAAGCTGCGCCAATGGCTTGCTGTACCAGCCGGCCCGCTTCGAACAATCCGGCCAAGCCCTGCCCCTGCTGAACACGCCCACGCGCGACAGCGCGGTCTTCAAGGCCAGGCGCTGGCTGGAGCAGCACGTGGCAGAGCCCTACAGCCTGGACCAAGTTGCCGCCGCCGCCGCGGTCAGCAGCCGCACCCTGCTGCGCCACTTCCGCGAAGTGGCGGACATGACGCCGTTGGATTACCTGCAACAGCTGCGCATCGAGCGCGCCAAGCTGCTGCTGGAAGTCACCACGCTAGACCTGCCCGGCATCGTGGAACAGTGCGGCTATGAGGACGTCAGCTCCTTCCGCCGCCTGTTCCGCAAACTGACCGGCCTCACCCCCACCGCCTATCGCCGCGCCTACGCCTTGCGCGCGGCCCGGCGCTGGTGGCGGGCGGAGGACGATACGCCGCCCTCCGCCCCACACACTGACTAGGCGTCATCGGACCCAGCGCGTAAGCGCCTGAGCCAAGGCGCACCACGCAGGATCCAGGAGCGGGTCGCAACCACTCAAGGCGCCACATGCATGTATGGCGTGGTGCTCAGCGTCGCGGAGATGGCGCAGCCGCCGGCCAGCGGCGCGGCCGACAAGCCGATGGTGGTATCGCTGCCGCTATCGGCTATCGTGCCGGCCACCTGGCTAGGCCCGCACTGCCCGCCCAGGATCGGCGTATTGACATTGACCATCACGCCATCAATCACCAGCTGGTTCTGCGCGGTCACTCTGCCCACCCAGGGCGCGGACGCGCTGGCGCTGGCCTTGATCATGCGGCACACCGGAATGCCCTTGAACGCCGCGCTGGTGATCAGGATATTGCCGGCGCCGTCCACCGTGCCGCTGAACACCGCGTTGCAATCCACGTCTATGCCAGACTTGCCGACCACGGCCGGCCCGACAGCCGAAAAGGGAATGGCCGCGCCGCCTGGCCCGGGCGGCGTGACCTCCGCCGCGCCGGCCAAACCAGCCATCCAGCCAAGCGCCGCGCCCACCAAGGCCATCCGCGTTTTGTTCAAACTTTGCATCACGAAACTCCAATCTTGTAGTTTTCCAAGCGCCTCGGAGCTGCCG harbors:
- a CDS encoding GlxA family transcriptional regulator, whose product is MNGCIDLLYLPNCLSGTLFSTVDVLHAANKLWHLHHPRQKKPLFSWRLLDASGAELPLPAWLVPPPGRHGPASQSALLVPGLDMHSVPHLKKLLDQSGEALAMIARRHAAGDIIATNYNGAAMLARAGVLDGRNATITWLIAGWFSNQYPKVKLLMDRPVTVDGNVFCSGAPATAIELAVELVRHFAGDALAQSCANGLLYQPARFEQSGQALPLLNTPTRDSAVFKARRWLEQHVAEPYSLDQVAAAAAVSSRTLLRHFREVADMTPLDYLQQLRIERAKLLLEVTTLDLPGIVEQCGYEDVSSFRRLFRKLTGLTPTAYRRAYALRAARRWWRAEDDTPPSAPHTD